A genome region from Cyprinus carpio isolate SPL01 chromosome B23, ASM1834038v1, whole genome shotgun sequence includes the following:
- the LOC109052570 gene encoding transcription factor Sox-18-like → MNISESSCCQEASSQPSQVAERGTWGASSSTPGPDRGHGFDRSRTTELAPVPGSGTRTASRTGAEARTGSPDSTRPGALTLGSSDGKSGGESRIRRPMNAFMVWAKDERKRLALQNPDLHNAVLSKMLGQSWKALSTLDKRPFVEEAERLRLQHLQDHPNYKYRPRRKKQPKKMKRVEPGLLLQGLTGGPGPGDAYSPHRHAHHLLPPLGHFRDLHPSGASELESFGLPTPEMSPLDVLEEGGGDSVFFPPHMQEDVGLGSWINYHQHPNHQTGHHPHHNSHNLQHSHPHLNQKSPLACLPLQEKCLVVESTNPNGLYSNMTLPESSKAPHNPTPAGYYGQIYASSQSQPAFTSHLGQLSPPPETSAVAQVAPPSLDAVDQLGPSAEFWGEVDRIEFDQYLSANRTRLSRNAPCEESSALISALSDASSAVYYSACITG, encoded by the exons ATGAATATATCTGAGTCTAGTTGCTGTCAAGAGGCCAGTTCTCAGCCCAGCCAGGTTGCGGAGCGTGGGACATGGGGTGCCTCTTCCAGCACTCCGGGCCCTGACCGGGGACATGGTTTTGACCGCAGCCGGACCACAGAGCTGGCGCCGGTGCCCGGCTCTGGAACACGAACGGCGTCCCGAACCGGAGCAGAGGCCAGGACGGGAAGCCCGGACTCAACCCGCCCTGGAGCTCTGACCCTGGGCTCAAGTGACGGGAAATCAGGGGGGGAGTCGAGAATCAGGAGGCCGATGAATGCCTTCATGGTGTGGGCTAAAGATGAGCGCAAACGTCTGGCCCTCCAGAACCCAGACCTGCATAACGCCGTGCTCAGTAAGATGCTGG GTCAATCCTGGAAGGCTCTAAGCACACTAGACAAGCGTCCGTTTGTGGAGGAAGCCGAACGACTCCGTTTGCAGCACCTCCAGGATCACCCGAACTACAAATACCGTCCTCGCCGCAAGAAACAGCCCAAGAAGATGAAACGAGTGGAACCGGGTTTGCTCCTACAAGGCCTCACTGGCGGCCCGGGACCAGGAGATGCCTACTCGCCACATCGCCATGCCCATCATCTGCTGCCACCTCTGGGACACTTCCGAGACCTCCACCCCTCTGGAGCTTCGGAGCTGGAGAGTTTTGGCCTGCCGACACCAGAGATGTCACCGCTGGATGTGTTGGAGGAGGGAGGCGGAGATTCAGTGTTTTTCCCCCCTCACATGCAGGAAGATGTGGGTCTGGGTTCGTGGATAAACTACCACCAGCATCCAAACCATCAGACTGGCCACCACCCTCACCACAACTCCCATAACCTCCAGCATTCCCACCCACACCTCAACCAGAAATCTCCCCTGGCCTGCCTCCCACTGCAGGAAAAATGCCTGGTTGTGGAGTCCACGAACCCTAACGGTCTCTACTCCAATATGACCCTCCCAGAATCCTCCAAGGCTCCTCACAATCCCACACCTGCAGGCTATTACGGTCAGATATACGCGAGCAGTCAGTCCCAGCCTGCCTTCACCTCTCATCTGGGCCAGCTGTCTCCACCACCCGAGACCTCGGCGGTCGCTCAGGTCGCTCCACCCTCTCTGGACGCTGTGGACCAGCTGGGACCCTCAGCCGAGTTCTGGGGCGAAGTGGACAGGATTGAGTTCGACCAATACCTGAGCGCGAACAGGACTCGATTGAGCAGGAACGCCCCTTGTGAGGAGAGCAGCGCTTTGATATCAGCCCTGTCCGATGCCAGCAGCGCCGTCTACTACAGCGCGTGCATTACGGGATAA